The proteins below are encoded in one region of Acidobacteriota bacterium:
- a CDS encoding ABC transporter permease has translation MRLAKDVQFGWRWLRRSPAFTAVAVLTMALGIGANTAVFSVVNAALLTPLPYTHPGQLVSLGSTQQTPGIFPVSGPDFRDWQRQAKSFRGMSLYESPVLASLLGRGAPQELQAGHAERNFFEVLGVTPVLGHTFRPGSRQAVALLSYGFWQSEFGGSPNVVGRSLAINGAQYTVIGVLPASFRWQSRLQVWVPLNLEAAMLGRRGWYSFHAIARLQPGVTLAQGQAELSALAAHLAREYPVTNHGIGIRVLALRHDFLGAGERAALLTLLAVVGLVLLIACANLASMLLARGLRRRKEIAVRLTLGARRGQIAAQLLTEAVLLAVLGGIVGTALAWIALRSVLALPALAMTQRQPVHMSLAVLAFTAIAALVSGILFGLVPAWQLTRAGMQSELAGAASAAGGRGRLSHSLIVAEVALSMVLLVLAGMFLQSFARMRSRSLGINPSHLLTMQLAFSGFHGVNGIDTFGRQFLQRLQARPGIEAASFASELPLEGGRNNGWPVLANHAGPVHVLVEGDRVSPGFFRTMQMPLLAGSLYTPAQLQAWRQAAPRYWSQHGTAAGLALDRFHLSLVVNQAFAQTLFPGQNPIGQRFRDDQYSPWVSIQGVVGNMPVLGARETKPMPEVFFPVLSLPYLLVRSRLAPAAVVAEVRGVLAQMQAPLPVFHVRTMAAIAGQASGGAALQSGLMAAFAALALLLAAAGIYGVMAYLVAGRRQEIGVRMALGADGGAVAALVLGGCLRLAIAGVAIGAVAAVLAQHWVRSQLYQVPGVSVGLMVLAAAVLIAASLLASYVPARRAAGTDPAQVLRAH, from the coding sequence ATGCGGCTCGCTAAGGACGTGCAGTTCGGCTGGCGCTGGTTGCGGCGTTCGCCTGCCTTCACCGCCGTCGCGGTCCTCACCATGGCGCTCGGTATCGGCGCCAATACCGCCGTGTTCAGCGTGGTGAACGCTGCGCTGCTGACGCCGCTGCCCTACACGCATCCGGGCCAGTTGGTGTCGCTGGGGTCGACGCAGCAAACGCCGGGCATTTTTCCGGTGTCCGGCCCGGATTTCCGCGACTGGCAGCGCCAGGCAAAATCGTTCCGTGGCATGAGCCTGTACGAATCTCCGGTGCTGGCCAGCCTGCTCGGGCGGGGCGCGCCGCAAGAGCTCCAAGCCGGCCATGCCGAGCGAAATTTCTTTGAGGTGCTCGGCGTCACGCCGGTGCTGGGCCACACCTTTCGGCCCGGTTCGCGCCAGGCAGTTGCACTGCTGAGCTACGGGTTCTGGCAGAGTGAGTTCGGCGGCAGTCCCAACGTCGTTGGCCGCAGCCTCGCGATCAACGGAGCGCAATACACTGTCATTGGCGTGTTGCCGGCCAGCTTCCGCTGGCAGTCGCGGCTGCAGGTCTGGGTTCCATTGAACCTGGAGGCGGCGATGCTGGGCCGTCGCGGCTGGTACTCGTTTCACGCCATCGCCCGCTTACAGCCGGGTGTCACGCTCGCACAAGGCCAAGCGGAGCTGAGCGCGCTGGCCGCGCATCTGGCGCGGGAGTATCCCGTCACCAATCATGGCATCGGCATTCGAGTGCTCGCGCTGCGGCACGATTTTCTCGGTGCGGGCGAGCGCGCCGCGCTGCTCACGCTGCTGGCGGTGGTCGGTCTGGTGCTGCTGATCGCCTGCGCCAATCTGGCGAGCATGCTGCTGGCGCGCGGCCTGCGTCGGCGAAAGGAAATCGCGGTGCGGCTGACGCTGGGCGCCCGGCGCGGCCAGATTGCCGCGCAGTTGCTGACCGAAGCGGTGCTACTCGCTGTGCTGGGTGGCATCGTGGGCACCGCCCTCGCCTGGATCGCGTTGCGCAGCGTGCTCGCACTGCCGGCGTTGGCCATGACGCAGCGGCAACCCGTACACATGAGCCTCGCGGTGTTGGCGTTTACCGCGATCGCGGCGCTCGTCAGCGGCATCCTCTTTGGCCTCGTGCCCGCCTGGCAGCTTACGCGCGCCGGCATGCAAAGTGAACTTGCGGGCGCGGCGTCGGCCGCGGGCGGGCGCGGACGGCTGAGTCATAGCCTGATCGTCGCTGAGGTGGCGCTGTCGATGGTGCTGCTGGTGCTGGCGGGCATGTTCCTGCAGAGCTTCGCGCGCATGCGTTCCCGCTCGTTGGGCATCAACCCGAGCCACTTGCTCACCATGCAGTTGGCCTTCAGCGGATTTCATGGCGTCAACGGGATCGATACCTTTGGCCGGCAATTCCTGCAGCGTTTGCAGGCCCGGCCGGGCATCGAGGCCGCGAGCTTTGCCAGTGAGCTGCCGCTTGAAGGCGGCCGCAACAACGGCTGGCCGGTGCTGGCGAACCACGCCGGGCCGGTGCATGTGCTGGTCGAGGGCGACCGCGTTTCGCCTGGCTTCTTCCGCACCATGCAGATGCCGCTGCTTGCCGGATCGCTCTACACGCCCGCGCAACTGCAGGCCTGGAGGCAAGCGGCGCCGCGGTACTGGTCGCAACACGGAACGGCGGCGGGTTTGGCGCTCGACCGCTTCCACCTCTCGCTGGTGGTCAATCAGGCCTTCGCGCAAACGCTGTTTCCCGGTCAGAACCCCATTGGTCAGCGCTTCCGCGACGATCAATACAGTCCCTGGGTGAGCATCCAAGGTGTGGTCGGCAACATGCCCGTCCTCGGCGCGCGCGAAACCAAACCCATGCCGGAAGTCTTCTTCCCCGTGCTCTCCCTGCCTTATCTGCTGGTGCGCAGCCGCCTGGCGCCGGCGGCCGTCGTGGCCGAGGTTCGCGGCGTGCTGGCGCAGATGCAAGCGCCGCTGCCAGTCTTCCACGTGCGCACCATGGCCGCGATTGCCGGCCAGGCGAGCGGCGGCGCTGCGCTGCAGAGCGGTCTGATGGCGGCGTTCGCCGCGCTGGCGCTGCTGTTGGCGGCGGCGGGAATTTATGGCGTGATGGCGTACCTGGTCGCCGGCCGCCGGCAGGAAATCGGCGTCCGCATGGCGCTCGGCGCTGATGGCGGCGCGGTCGCGGCACTGGTGCTGGGCGGCTGCCTGCGTCTGGCGATTGCCGGCGTAGCGATTGGCGCTGTGGCCGCGGTGCTGGCGCAGCATTGGGTCCGCAGCCAGCTTTATCAAGTGCCGGGTGTCAGCGTTGGCCTGATGGTTCTGGCCGCGGCGGTGCTCATCGCGGCGAGCCTGCTGGCCAGCTATGTGCCCGCACGCCGCGCCGCTGGCACCGACCCGGCGCAAGTGCTGCGTGCACACTAA
- a CDS encoding PKD domain-containing protein: protein MSASALCRQTGKSIGLGAIVLAVSSALLWATPPPDNGAATTATVSSPGAALAATLPNPFTSMLAAAQANAAADQNGFEASQMQGSLHGTPGLWNMQFGETLAPGQVSAGAYIQRYSRNPGGLVLTDVNTGWTVGLTDWLEVTFVTTPYRRLRLTHPEQLTFPSRGTFADFNPVAPFARNPLLHGSGYWGIGATIGLLSQDRSAPFGLALQFAEHIPYQMNFTQGALVYGVTTTEPWFETNVLADKRLGTGGELVFNAGYQHNGTVNKGGVNLPLRDQFNYGFGEIFPLHSRLQGIVELNGSTYFGAGANPVSTDTLLGQPRPLDLTGGIRFNPISWMGINAGYRFAGNSPTTNASGFVFGLSFGPPVSHPAPPPPPPTLACQVSQSPVQPGTAVQISSTVTPEGEAFTYTWTTSGGQITPSGNSATLNTTGLAPGMYTITGTVNNATGQSASCHTEVEVREPPQNPPTASCSVSPESVLPGATLTFTGTASSPDNRPLRYQWAVEPASAGHLDSTTQATAHLDTTGATPGGVTGRLSVTDDRGLSASCSAQATIQQPPPPPQASLAATLEFKPNSSRVNNVSKAALDDVALRLQQDASAKAVIVGYATSTEVARRRPLSAAATLRLAEERAVHAEQYLVNQKGIASDRIEVRHADGPHKAEAWIVPQGATYNGPGVAFDASTIRR, encoded by the coding sequence ATGAGTGCAAGTGCTTTGTGTCGCCAGACCGGAAAATCAATAGGTCTTGGCGCAATTGTGTTAGCAGTGAGCAGCGCGCTGTTGTGGGCAACGCCGCCGCCGGATAATGGCGCGGCCACTACAGCTACCGTCTCCTCTCCGGGTGCGGCGCTGGCGGCGACGCTGCCGAACCCGTTCACCTCGATGCTGGCGGCCGCCCAGGCGAACGCCGCTGCGGATCAGAATGGATTTGAAGCGAGCCAGATGCAGGGCTCGCTGCATGGCACGCCCGGACTCTGGAATATGCAGTTCGGAGAAACACTGGCGCCAGGTCAGGTGAGTGCTGGCGCCTACATACAGCGCTATTCGCGCAATCCGGGCGGCTTGGTGCTGACCGACGTGAATACCGGCTGGACGGTGGGACTGACGGATTGGCTCGAAGTGACCTTCGTGACGACACCGTATCGCCGTCTGCGGTTGACTCACCCCGAGCAGTTGACGTTTCCCTCCCGCGGCACGTTCGCCGACTTTAACCCGGTAGCGCCGTTTGCGCGCAACCCGCTACTGCATGGCTCCGGGTATTGGGGCATCGGCGCGACCATCGGCCTGCTCTCGCAGGACCGCAGCGCTCCGTTCGGTCTGGCGCTGCAGTTTGCGGAGCATATTCCCTATCAGATGAACTTTACCCAGGGGGCGCTGGTTTACGGCGTGACCACCACCGAGCCTTGGTTTGAGACAAACGTGCTGGCGGACAAGCGCCTGGGCACCGGCGGTGAGCTGGTGTTCAATGCCGGCTACCAGCACAACGGAACGGTCAATAAGGGCGGCGTGAACCTGCCGCTGCGCGACCAGTTCAATTACGGGTTTGGCGAGATTTTCCCGCTCCACAGCCGGCTGCAGGGCATCGTGGAGCTGAACGGCAGCACCTATTTCGGCGCCGGCGCTAACCCGGTCAGCACCGATACCCTCCTGGGGCAGCCCCGGCCGCTCGACCTTACCGGCGGTATCCGCTTCAATCCCATCTCCTGGATGGGCATCAACGCGGGCTATCGCTTTGCCGGCAATTCACCCACGACGAATGCCAGCGGCTTCGTGTTTGGGTTGAGTTTTGGTCCGCCGGTCAGCCATCCGGCGCCGCCGCCACCGCCGCCCACGCTGGCCTGCCAGGTCAGCCAGAGCCCGGTGCAACCGGGTACGGCGGTGCAGATTTCGTCAACCGTAACGCCGGAGGGCGAGGCCTTTACCTACACCTGGACGACCTCGGGCGGACAGATTACGCCCTCGGGCAACTCGGCCACATTGAACACCACAGGCTTGGCGCCGGGCATGTACACCATTACCGGCACCGTGAATAACGCCACCGGCCAGAGCGCGTCCTGCCATACAGAGGTTGAAGTGCGCGAGCCGCCGCAGAATCCGCCGACTGCGTCCTGCTCGGTCTCGCCGGAATCGGTGCTCCCGGGCGCAACCCTGACCTTCACCGGTACGGCCTCGAGTCCGGACAACCGGCCGCTGCGCTATCAGTGGGCGGTGGAACCGGCCAGCGCGGGGCATCTCGACAGTACGACACAGGCCACGGCCCACCTCGACACCACCGGCGCGACGCCGGGTGGCGTCACGGGACGGCTGTCGGTCACTGACGATCGCGGCTTGTCGGCAAGCTGCTCGGCGCAGGCGACGATTCAACAGCCGCCGCCGCCGCCGCAGGCTTCGCTTGCCGCGACGCTGGAATTCAAACCCAACAGCTCACGCGTCAACAACGTCTCCAAGGCAGCGCTGGATGACGTGGCGCTGCGGCTGCAGCAGGATGCCAGCGCCAAGGCGGTCATCGTCGGCTACGCGACCTCGACCGAAGTGGCGCGCCGGCGGCCGCTTTCAGCGGCAGCCACCCTGCGGCTGGCCGAAGAGCGCGCGGTGCATGCCGAGCAGTATCTGGTCAACCAGAAGGGCATTGCCAGCGACCGCATCGAAGTCCGCCATGCCGACGGCCCGCACAAGGCCGAGGCGTGGATTGTCCCGCAGGGCGCCACCTACAATGGCCCCGGCGTGGCCTTCGACGCCAGCACCATTCGGCGCTGA
- the ribA gene encoding GTP cyclohydrolase II — translation MPDALQLAAEADFPTRWAHFRILGFELGAESAVALRLAEKPAAVPLVRIHSQCLTGDVFASLRCDCRQQLELALAAIASEGNGVLIYEDKEGRGIGLINKLRAYALQDAGADTVEANERLGFAADARDYTLPAAILRHLGLTHVRLLSNNPDKVRALEDAGITVVERVPCEPDALSAQARQYLEVKREKLGHLVG, via the coding sequence TTGCCTGACGCCCTCCAGCTTGCCGCCGAAGCCGATTTCCCCACACGCTGGGCCCATTTCCGCATTCTGGGTTTCGAGCTGGGCGCAGAAAGCGCGGTGGCGCTGCGGCTGGCGGAGAAGCCGGCGGCGGTGCCGCTGGTGCGCATTCACTCCCAATGCCTGACCGGCGACGTCTTCGCCTCGCTGCGCTGCGACTGCCGGCAGCAGTTGGAGCTGGCGCTGGCGGCGATCGCGAGCGAAGGCAATGGCGTGCTGATTTACGAAGACAAGGAAGGCCGCGGCATTGGGCTCATCAACAAGCTGCGCGCCTACGCGCTGCAGGATGCCGGCGCCGATACCGTCGAGGCCAACGAACGGCTGGGCTTCGCCGCCGACGCGCGCGATTACACCCTGCCGGCGGCGATTCTGCGGCATCTGGGCCTCACGCACGTGCGCCTGCTGTCGAATAACCCCGACAAAGTCCGGGCGCTTGAGGATGCCGGCATCACGGTTGTCGAGCGCGTGCCCTGCGAGCCGGATGCGCTCTCCGCCCAGGCGCGCCAGTACCTCGAGGTCAAGCGCGAGAAGCTCGGCCACCTGGTGGGCTGA
- a CDS encoding sensor histidine kinase: protein MDRLLFITLLLNLAVIAAIAAVLVRSVAFQRCLYAEHRRWRERLAFTLFVALPLMGGVWIRLAVPSFHAADVSLAGALLLGLMGGYRAGLLGGAIIAFPAAVVGHEWLTLPLLLLAGWVGGLLRHAAPNLEEVWAFSPFIDLELWRWLRNRLNRPFRDWQALVFALVIACTLLELELQRLAPDALFAPQPGNFWTVVAVVVTNILALAIPIKIWANTRMERKFQAQQRLLVQARLDALTSQINPHFLFNTLNSVASLVRFDPDTARVLIVKLSNILRRMLRKHESFLPLRDEVAFMDDYLDIEIVRFGPEKLRFEKVIEPDMLDRLVPSMLLQPVVENSIRHGLAPKVEGGWVRLRARQGWRHQHEVLELEVEDNGVGLQTGPPVATSEPGHGIGLANVRERLRVLYGDTAQMEIRSRPEEGTLVRFVLPRVELGAPDILSDTQPPAGVSAPLAPGP from the coding sequence ATGGATCGTCTCCTCTTCATCACGCTGCTGCTGAATCTGGCGGTGATTGCCGCAATCGCCGCCGTGCTGGTGCGCTCGGTCGCCTTCCAGCGCTGCCTCTACGCCGAACACCGGCGCTGGCGCGAGCGCCTGGCCTTCACGCTCTTCGTTGCCCTGCCGCTGATGGGCGGGGTCTGGATCCGGCTCGCGGTGCCATCCTTCCACGCCGCCGATGTCAGCCTCGCGGGCGCGCTGTTGCTGGGCCTGATGGGCGGCTACCGTGCCGGGCTGTTGGGCGGCGCCATCATCGCCTTCCCCGCCGCCGTGGTCGGCCATGAATGGCTGACGCTGCCGTTGCTGCTGCTGGCGGGCTGGGTCGGCGGCCTGCTGCGCCACGCCGCGCCCAACCTGGAGGAAGTTTGGGCGTTTTCGCCGTTTATCGATCTGGAGCTCTGGCGCTGGCTGCGCAATCGCCTCAACCGTCCCTTCCGCGACTGGCAGGCGCTGGTGTTCGCGCTGGTCATCGCCTGCACGCTGCTCGAACTGGAACTGCAGCGCCTGGCGCCGGACGCCTTGTTCGCGCCTCAGCCCGGCAATTTCTGGACCGTGGTCGCGGTGGTGGTGACCAATATTCTGGCGCTTGCCATCCCCATCAAGATCTGGGCCAATACCCGCATGGAACGCAAATTCCAGGCGCAGCAGCGCTTGCTGGTGCAGGCGCGCCTCGATGCCCTCACCAGCCAGATCAATCCGCACTTCCTGTTCAACACGCTGAACTCGGTAGCCTCGCTGGTGCGTTTCGATCCCGACACGGCGCGCGTGCTCATCGTCAAGCTGTCCAACATTTTGCGCCGCATGTTGCGCAAGCATGAGAGCTTTCTGCCGCTGCGCGACGAAGTCGCCTTCATGGACGATTACCTCGACATTGAAATCGTGCGCTTCGGCCCGGAGAAGCTGCGCTTTGAAAAAGTTATCGAGCCGGATATGCTCGACCGCCTGGTTCCGAGCATGCTGCTGCAGCCGGTCGTCGAAAACTCCATCCGCCACGGTCTCGCGCCCAAAGTCGAGGGTGGCTGGGTGCGCCTGCGGGCGCGCCAGGGCTGGCGTCATCAGCACGAGGTGCTGGAACTCGAGGTGGAGGACAACGGCGTCGGTCTGCAAACGGGCCCGCCGGTGGCTACCTCCGAACCGGGCCACGGCATCGGTCTCGCCAACGTCCGCGAGCGCCTGCGGGTGCTTTACGGCGACACCGCGCAAATGGAAATTCGCAGCCGCCCGGAGGAAGGCACGCTGGTGCGTTTCGTCCTGCCGCGGGTAGAACTCGG
- a CDS encoding sigma-54-dependent Fis family transcriptional regulator — translation MKRVPILVVDDEPSERQGLAELLNAWGYDVDTAADGADALEHLARTQPQAVLTDIRMPRLDGLQLLERIRQRHATLPVLVLTGQGSKEAVIECLRLHANDYIEKPIHGEELKQRLADLVRSSDGAAAPAVGSQNGEDLGFVGTSTMAQQVRTLVRQVAPTTASVLITGESGTGKEVVARMIHALSPRRDRTFLAINCSAIPESLMESEIFGHEKGAFTGALERRAGCFELAEGGTLLLDEIGEMPAATQAKLLRVLEDRRLRRLGSRQELAVNVRVLAATNRPPAEAVAAGQLRADLYYRLNVFHLHLPPLREHREDLPALCTALLRQLNERHGRAVQGIAPELQHRFAAYAWPGNVRELRNTLERAVILAEGTRLEPGHLAEDFGSVTPAAGADGSCVRVPVGATVDEGERLLILDTLAREGNNKTRAAEQLGISLKTLQNKLKEYAARGQGPGARGQTV, via the coding sequence ATGAAGCGGGTGCCCATACTGGTAGTGGACGATGAGCCCAGCGAACGCCAGGGCTTGGCGGAACTGCTCAACGCCTGGGGTTACGACGTGGATACGGCCGCCGATGGCGCCGACGCACTCGAGCATCTGGCGCGAACTCAGCCGCAGGCGGTACTGACCGACATCCGCATGCCCCGCCTCGACGGTCTGCAGTTGCTGGAGCGCATCCGGCAGCGGCACGCGACGCTTCCGGTGCTGGTGCTGACCGGGCAAGGCTCGAAGGAAGCGGTCATTGAATGCCTGCGGCTGCATGCTAATGATTACATTGAAAAACCCATCCATGGCGAAGAGCTGAAGCAGCGGCTGGCGGATCTGGTGCGCAGCAGCGATGGGGCGGCAGCTCCTGCGGTGGGATCCCAGAACGGGGAAGACCTCGGGTTTGTGGGCACCTCCACCATGGCCCAGCAAGTGCGTACGCTGGTGCGGCAAGTCGCGCCCACGACTGCGAGCGTCCTGATCACGGGCGAGAGTGGAACCGGCAAGGAAGTGGTGGCGCGTATGATCCATGCGCTGAGTCCGCGCCGCGACCGGACCTTTCTTGCAATCAACTGCAGCGCCATTCCAGAAAGCCTGATGGAAAGTGAAATCTTCGGCCATGAAAAGGGAGCCTTCACCGGCGCGCTGGAGCGGCGCGCGGGCTGCTTCGAGCTGGCCGAGGGCGGCACCCTGCTGCTGGACGAAATCGGCGAAATGCCCGCCGCCACCCAGGCCAAGCTGCTGCGCGTGCTCGAGGACCGGCGTCTGCGCCGCCTCGGCAGCCGCCAGGAACTGGCGGTCAATGTGCGCGTGCTGGCGGCGACCAACCGCCCGCCGGCCGAAGCGGTGGCGGCAGGTCAATTGCGCGCCGACCTCTACTACCGGCTGAACGTCTTCCACCTGCATCTGCCGCCGTTGCGCGAGCACCGGGAAGACTTGCCCGCCCTCTGCACCGCCCTGTTACGGCAATTGAACGAACGCCATGGGCGTGCGGTGCAGGGCATCGCCCCGGAGCTCCAGCACCGCTTTGCCGCCTACGCCTGGCCGGGCAACGTCCGCGAGCTGCGCAACACCCTGGAGCGCGCGGTGATCCTGGCTGAGGGCACCCGGCTGGAACCCGGACATCTGGCCGAAGACTTTGGCTCCGTGACGCCCGCAGCCGGCGCGGACGGAAGCTGCGTGCGCGTGCCCGTAGGCGCAACCGTCGACGAAGGCGAGCGGCTGCTGATCCTGGACACTCTGGCGCGCGAAGGCAACAACAAGACCCGCGCCGCCGAGCAGCTAGGTATTAGTCTCAAAACCCTGCAAAATAAGCTGAAGGAGTACGCGGCCAGGGGTCAGGGACCAGGGGCCAGAGGCCAGACCGTCTGA
- a CDS encoding DUF4147 domain-containing protein, whose amino-acid sequence MLLPDVARDCFQQALAALDPQMLLRAFLRTHPRLSAQRDIVIALGKAAAPMLAGWLEGAPEPDEAVLVRPAGTPPLEAAPARLREFLAGHPDPNEVSLQAGAALLEAASRCAADPANYRLVALISGGGSALAEVPLAGGLDHLREINRLLVASGAPIRAINCIRKHRSALKGGRLAAAAGGACQISLVLSDVPHDAWADVASGPTCPDGTTQADYEAAWRRWLPGEPELHPETPKPGDAAFAQAEWHCLADNYDACKALAAAARAAGFDPVAVDHGADEMEEAEAAGYLLGRWRALQAAQPRACLIAGGEVRVRLPGDHGRGGRNQQLALRIALALEGQPGCFLSAGTDGVDGSSDAAGGCADGTTAARIRAAGLDPIAHLRRHDAHPALAAAGALIHTGPTGNNLRDLRLFLPA is encoded by the coding sequence GTGTTGCTCCCGGACGTGGCGCGCGACTGCTTCCAGCAAGCGCTTGCGGCGCTCGACCCGCAAATGCTGCTGCGTGCGTTCCTGCGCACTCACCCTCGGCTCAGCGCTCAACGCGATATTGTAATTGCCCTCGGCAAGGCGGCCGCTCCCATGCTCGCCGGCTGGCTCGAAGGTGCGCCCGAACCGGACGAAGCCGTGCTCGTTCGTCCCGCTGGGACGCCACCGCTGGAGGCTGCGCCGGCGCGGCTGCGCGAGTTCCTCGCCGGCCATCCTGATCCCAACGAGGTCAGCTTGCAGGCCGGGGCAGCCCTGCTGGAGGCCGCCAGCCGCTGTGCGGCAGACCCGGCCAACTACCGCCTGGTCGCGCTCATCTCCGGCGGGGGTTCCGCGCTGGCCGAAGTGCCGCTCGCCGGCGGACTCGATCACCTGCGCGAGATCAACCGGCTGCTGGTGGCGAGCGGCGCACCCATTAGGGCGATCAATTGCATCCGCAAGCACCGCTCCGCCCTCAAAGGCGGGCGGCTGGCCGCGGCGGCTGGGGGTGCGTGCCAGATCAGCCTGGTCCTGTCCGATGTTCCGCATGACGCCTGGGCCGACGTGGCTTCGGGCCCGACCTGCCCCGATGGGACCACCCAGGCCGACTATGAGGCCGCGTGGCGGCGCTGGCTGCCCGGGGAACCCGAGCTGCACCCAGAAACGCCCAAGCCCGGCGATGCAGCGTTTGCGCAGGCCGAGTGGCACTGCCTGGCCGACAATTACGACGCCTGCAAGGCCCTCGCCGCGGCCGCGCGTGCCGCCGGCTTCGATCCAGTAGCCGTGGACCACGGGGCCGATGAGATGGAGGAAGCCGAGGCGGCCGGGTATCTCCTCGGGCGCTGGCGCGCGTTGCAGGCGGCGCAACCGCGCGCCTGCCTGATCGCGGGCGGGGAAGTGCGCGTCCGCCTCCCGGGCGATCACGGCCGCGGCGGCCGCAACCAGCAACTGGCGCTGCGTATCGCGCTGGCGCTTGAGGGTCAGCCCGGCTGCTTTCTGTCCGCCGGCACGGATGGTGTCGATGGCTCCAGCGACGCCGCCGGCGGCTGCGCCGATGGCACAACCGCGGCCCGCATCCGCGCTGCCGGCCTCGATCCCATCGCGCACCTGCGCCGTCACGATGCCCACCCGGCGCTGGCTGCCGCCGGCGCGCTCATCCATACCGGCCCGACCGGCAACAATTTACGTGACCTGCGCCTCTTCCTTCCGGCGTAG
- a CDS encoding sigma-54-dependent Fis family transcriptional regulator, with amino-acid sequence MPSPVAVVPHVLVADSQEVIREICLSVIAQLGYRATGVASGAEVLRCLETDPPNVLVCEVQLPDMNGVELLQRVRQSWPGVPVLLTTAYATVGMAVEAMKLGASDYLAKPFEVEELRLLLQNCVRQALVDREARGQRLAARGPYAAGSLIGASAAMQRVFRLIGKVAQSRYSVLILGESGTGKEVVARALHYTGPERDRPFLPVDCGALVPSLMESELFGHVKGAFTGANQNHQGLLDVAQGGTVFLDEIGELPLEMQVKLLRALQEREIRPVGGTRRIKIDVRIIAATNRDLKTAVANGTFRKDLFFRLNVVSIKLPALRERAMDIPMLVDHFLERATPPGSMPKVFSEEAVQRLLRYEWPGNVRELENCVEATLALAAGNRLEVADLPSYLQQIRPLSATAHASPSPIRPIAEMEREAIFEALAHVKGDKLQAARLLGIGKTTLYRKLKEYAFSAAEVSSSVSRVGGVQ; translated from the coding sequence GTGCCATCACCCGTCGCCGTCGTCCCTCACGTTCTCGTCGCGGACAGTCAGGAAGTCATTCGCGAAATTTGCCTCAGCGTCATTGCCCAGCTCGGGTACCGGGCTACCGGGGTCGCCAGCGGAGCCGAGGTCCTGCGCTGTCTGGAAACCGATCCGCCCAACGTACTGGTGTGCGAAGTGCAGTTGCCGGACATGAATGGCGTCGAGCTCTTGCAGCGCGTGCGCCAGAGCTGGCCGGGCGTGCCAGTGCTGCTGACCACCGCCTATGCCACCGTCGGCATGGCGGTGGAGGCGATGAAACTAGGCGCGTCGGATTATCTGGCCAAGCCCTTCGAGGTGGAGGAGCTGCGCTTGTTGCTGCAGAACTGCGTGCGGCAGGCGCTGGTGGACCGGGAGGCGCGGGGGCAGCGGCTGGCGGCGCGCGGGCCCTATGCGGCCGGCAGCCTGATCGGCGCCTCCGCGGCCATGCAGCGGGTCTTCCGGCTCATCGGCAAAGTCGCCCAGAGCCGCTATTCGGTGCTGATTCTGGGGGAGAGCGGCACCGGCAAGGAAGTGGTCGCGCGGGCGCTGCACTATACCGGGCCGGAGCGCGACCGGCCGTTCCTGCCGGTCGACTGCGGCGCGCTGGTGCCGTCGCTGATGGAGAGCGAGTTGTTCGGCCACGTCAAGGGCGCCTTCACTGGCGCCAACCAGAATCACCAGGGCCTGCTCGACGTCGCCCAGGGGGGGACGGTGTTTCTCGATGAAATCGGGGAGCTGCCGCTGGAAATGCAGGTGAAGCTGCTGCGGGCGCTGCAGGAGCGAGAAATTCGCCCGGTCGGGGGCACCCGCCGGATCAAAATCGATGTCCGCATCATCGCCGCCACCAACCGCGACTTGAAGACCGCGGTGGCTAACGGCACCTTCCGCAAGGATCTGTTCTTCCGCCTGAACGTGGTCAGTATCAAGCTGCCGGCGTTACGCGAACGCGCCATGGATATCCCCATGCTGGTGGATCATTTCCTGGAGCGCGCCACGCCGCCAGGCTCGATGCCGAAGGTCTTCAGCGAAGAAGCCGTGCAGCGGCTGCTGCGCTACGAATGGCCGGGCAACGTGCGCGAGCTGGAAAACTGCGTCGAGGCGACGCTGGCGCTGGCGGCAGGCAACCGCCTGGAAGTGGCGGATTTGCCCAGTTACTTGCAGCAAATCCGGCCGCTGAGCGCGACCGCGCATGCTTCGCCTTCGCCCATCCGGCCGATCGCGGAGATGGAGCGGGAGGCGATCTTCGAGGCACTGGCGCATGTAAAGGGCGACAAACTGCAGGCGGCGCGCCTGCTGGGCATCGGCAAGACGACCTTATATCGCAAATTGAAGGAATACGCCTTTAGCGCGGCCGAGGTCAGCAGCAGCGTGAGCCGTGTGGGAGGTGTGCAGTGA